A window from Candidatus Lernaella stagnicola encodes these proteins:
- a CDS encoding glycosyltransferase family 2 protein, which translates to MRISVITPSYNQVAYLERALRSVHEQEGPFEIEHWVIDGGSTDGTVEMLERWSDKLQYVSEADRGQSHALNKGIERATGEIICWLNSDDLLLPGALAVVADFFRTHAHVRWAYGRCLILDEHDREIRKPITWYKNRLARRYSYTKLLVENYISQQATFFTKELVDEAGGIDESLKYDMDYELWLRFGLICEPGILDADLGAFRFYAECKTGGDIDPTLRAAYEIAKKYAVKIDKPWLAAVNYVWYYKRTSWIYRLLA; encoded by the coding sequence GTGCGAATCAGCGTCATTACGCCATCCTACAATCAAGTTGCTTACCTCGAGCGCGCCTTGCGCAGCGTCCACGAGCAGGAGGGTCCGTTCGAGATCGAGCATTGGGTGATCGACGGCGGCAGCACCGACGGCACCGTCGAGATGTTGGAACGGTGGTCGGACAAGTTGCAGTACGTTTCCGAGGCCGACCGGGGGCAGTCGCACGCGCTCAACAAGGGCATCGAGCGGGCCACGGGGGAGATCATCTGCTGGCTCAACAGCGACGACCTGCTGCTGCCGGGGGCGCTGGCGGTCGTGGCGGACTTTTTCCGCACACACGCGCACGTTCGCTGGGCTTACGGACGCTGCCTGATTCTCGACGAGCACGACCGCGAGATCCGCAAGCCGATCACCTGGTACAAGAACCGGCTGGCGCGTCGTTATTCCTACACAAAGTTGCTGGTGGAGAATTACATCAGCCAGCAGGCCACGTTTTTCACGAAGGAACTGGTGGACGAGGCGGGCGGCATCGACGAGTCGCTCAAGTACGACATGGACTACGAACTGTGGCTGCGCTTCGGGCTGATTTGTGAGCCGGGGATTCTCGACGCTGATCTAGGCGCGTTTCGTTTTTATGCCGAATGCAAAACCGGGGGAGATATCGACCCGACGCTGCGCGCGGCGTATGAGATCGCCAAGAAATACGCGGTGAAAATCGACAAGCCGTGGTTGGCGGCGGTCAACTACGTCTGGTACTACAAGCGCACGAGTTGGATTTACCGTCTGCTGGCGTGA